aaaaatatttttctgggGAAGAGCAGATTGGCCTACTACAGATCTCTCAAATCTCAAGCACTTGCTGTGAGAGTGAGACTCACATGTcgaccatttctcacgctgagaagcgCAGAGTTCTGCAGagttgatagttgtctcgagttatacagaaTTAAAAACCAGACAATAAGGAACATGGTATGGTAATCTCAAACTTTTGATAAGACATGAGTCCTGACACTAAATTTCTGCGATTTAGTACAAGAATTAGGGCCTACATTTAGCTGGTTTCACGTATTAACTTTTATTTAAGTCTTccaccatctgtgtgtgtagaagttcAATTAAAACAATAATTATGGATTGTTCTTTTTagtaaaagaaaaacttcttAGAGTTGAACTATTCAATTTCACATGTTTACTGCTGTTCAAACTATTTTATATGTtgcttaaaaataaaatatattgtgttcaacaaaaatattttaaagCTGTAATCGCAATACCGTGATACAGTGAAACCGTGGTATTTTTACTCAAGGTTACCATACCGTCAAAAGCTGCTAACGGCCCATGCCTAGATGGGGTTCTTTTCACTGTGCTGCAAGcccaaaaaaaattataaacgaTAATATTCCAATTTAGTTCAAGTATACTGTTGTAATATACATTTTGTCACATCTCTATTTAATACTTTGCTTTTGGAGTTAATGTAAGATGAATGAAATAAGATAAAATAATAGTTTTGAGGGCAAGATTTTGCGATTCCTGAATATTTCTGGAAACTTTACGGGAGTATACTATCCCTTTGTAACCCTTACTTGGTAGTCCAGCCTCTTAATGTGAGGGACCTCCATGttgtgggtggaggggcagaTGTCCTCATACTTCTTGTTGGTGAAGATGTCAAGTCCTACAAGGTGAACCTGGAGAACAGACATAGCATGACTGGATGGCAGGTCTTGTTTTCTGTAGAGCTGAGCTGTAACTTGGTGGCCATGTTTTAACATGAGTAGcctactttgttactgtatatgcaataatgtttttatttcaCCATTTAAAGGAACTTCTGCCACATTTGTATCTGTTTGAAGGACATAGGAATGGGGAAATTAGGCAGACAAACAATTAGAGAAGATGGACAGGTTGGCATTATATTTTACAAACAGGATGTgcgcctctcctcttccactaaTTGGGGCTGATGATGACAGGATGATAACCTGCGCGCTATTCATGGAGCGCTCCATGTGACTGTGGTAATAACAGTTATCCTACACTACCACACAGTTACCTTGGCGTGCCCGTGTTTGCCTGTCTTGGAAGTAGACATGTCAACTATCTTGCAGGGTCGTCCCTTCAGCATGACATGGCCGTTCTTCCTCAGTGCCGAGCATTGCAGCGGATAAGTGGCAGAAGCCCCCGCATCTCCACTGGTGAAGTCTGTGTCTGCCATGGTTACTCGCTAGCTAAGCAGGGACAACACAAAATTGTCATAATCATACTACTTAAATGCTTTAGCGACCAGGACCTCTACCTAAATGGACAGTGCAGTTTGCAATGGCAGTGGTCCGTTAGCTTGCTACGCTAAACTAGGTGGATGATGGACAACAcaaactgctgctgctgcctgtactgtactgctgcaagaccaaaacaaacattcagcaCTTTCATCGTGACAAGCCTATAGTATCTAGCCTAAACAGATGAAAAGTTAATGGCGTAGC
The Osmerus mordax isolate fOsmMor3 chromosome 9, fOsmMor3.pri, whole genome shotgun sequence genome window above contains:
- the eif5a2 gene encoding eukaryotic translation initiation factor 5A-2, whose translation is MADTDFTSGDAGASATYPLQCSALRKNGHVMLKGRPCKIVDMSTSKTGKHGHAKVHLVGLDIFTNKKYEDICPSTHNMEVPHIKRLDYQLLNITDGYLSLMSTNGDVREDLKLPESDLGKEIEKKFDASEDILITVLSAIDEECAVGIKAANK